In Natronomonas halophila, one DNA window encodes the following:
- a CDS encoding PrsW family intramembrane metalloprotease yields MKDPVEARADESEDLYDVTSWEPRSRLDRLAVKTHQGVLKAGRALLVALGVFILLLILGGGAAAAFFENPFILALVALSVVPAGLLAVYIYTTDITTDEPASLLAMTFVLAVLFAGFAAIINTTFRGLFGVGAGGIVAVVGPVPGLQLLVMVLFYYLVVGPGEEAVKLLAVRLHAYRDSRFDSVIDGAVYGAVAGLGFASIENVLYITQNISGPSAVITQTATDFAAAFLQTLDAGGEITAVRSLAGPGHVIYSAFAGYYLGLAKFNPDNAGPIVAKGLLIAAFIHGTYNILVGIVPVVIGALLPIPVFIIFVAFVVVYDGVFFYALYRKIARYRSAYARVHDDIDDPEDADSELTEFDPDTNS; encoded by the coding sequence ATGAAAGACCCGGTGGAGGCTCGCGCCGACGAGTCGGAGGACCTCTACGACGTCACGTCGTGGGAACCGCGGAGTCGGCTCGACCGACTGGCGGTGAAGACACATCAGGGCGTCCTCAAGGCTGGACGGGCGCTGCTCGTCGCGCTGGGCGTGTTCATTCTGCTTTTGATTCTCGGCGGCGGCGCGGCCGCTGCCTTCTTCGAGAACCCCTTCATTCTCGCGTTGGTCGCGCTGTCGGTGGTGCCGGCCGGGTTGCTGGCGGTGTACATCTACACGACCGACATCACGACCGACGAACCCGCGTCGTTGCTGGCGATGACCTTCGTGCTCGCCGTCCTCTTTGCCGGCTTTGCGGCCATCATCAACACCACCTTCAGGGGACTGTTCGGCGTCGGTGCCGGCGGTATCGTCGCCGTCGTCGGTCCCGTACCCGGCCTCCAGTTACTCGTGATGGTGCTGTTCTACTACCTCGTCGTCGGCCCCGGCGAGGAGGCGGTGAAACTGCTGGCGGTGCGCCTCCATGCCTACCGCGACAGCCGGTTCGACTCGGTCATCGACGGCGCGGTGTACGGCGCCGTCGCCGGCCTCGGCTTCGCCTCCATCGAGAACGTCCTCTACATCACACAGAACATCAGCGGTCCGAGCGCCGTCATCACCCAGACCGCAACCGATTTCGCCGCCGCGTTCCTCCAGACACTGGATGCGGGCGGCGAGATTACGGCCGTCCGAAGCCTCGCCGGGCCGGGCCACGTCATCTACTCGGCCTTCGCGGGCTACTACCTCGGCCTCGCGAAGTTCAACCCCGATAATGCCGGCCCCATCGTCGCCAAGGGCCTGCTCATCGCGGCCTTCATCCACGGCACCTACAACATCCTCGTCGGCATCGTCCCCGTCGTAATCGGCGCGCTGCTTCCCATCCCCGTCTTCATCATCTTCGTCGCCTTCGTCGTCGTTTACGACGGCGTGTTCTTCTATGCCCTCTACCGGAAAATCGCCCGCTACCGGAGCGCCTACGCGCGCGTTCACGACGACATCGACGACCCCGAAGACGCCGACTCCGAACTGACGGAGTTCGACCCGGATACGAACTCGTAG
- a CDS encoding tryptophan--tRNA ligase: MADDETHADEGTPAGADREVRPDGGAKGADDVALDPWGSSTVADYRKLFDQFGIEEFDDVLPEVPTPHYLMRRGVIFGHRDYRPVAEAMVNDEPFAALSGFMPTGDPHIGHKLVFDELIWHQQQGGDAYGLIADMEAHAARDIPWDEIDEHTESYLLSLIALGFDPEEGEIYRQSTNRDVQDLAFELGTQANFSELGAIYDFDGETEVSYMQSVVTQMADILYPQLDEPKPTVIPVGPDQDPHMRLARDLAGRMRYFKVTEAYASFELDDGERELVGRAYEALAADAADPETDVRCTDAADWLEDESPDHPALWNTVEKLRSGGKEPLRPRVRFLDRNATEDAFEALIDAVDGEKRVYEGHIDSFDLDAEAAEELARQVEVDHGGYGFLPPSSIYHRFMTGLTGGKMSSSEPASHISLLDDPEGGYDKVKAATTGGRETAEKQRELGGKADECPVYELYAYLLANDDDDFAAEVYEECVTGERLCGGCKEQAAELMKEFLAEHQEKREEARELLEAADIELDSPRK; encoded by the coding sequence ATGGCAGACGACGAAACCCACGCTGACGAGGGCACCCCTGCCGGGGCGGACCGCGAGGTCCGACCCGACGGCGGGGCGAAGGGAGCCGACGACGTTGCCCTCGACCCGTGGGGCTCGTCGACGGTCGCCGACTACCGGAAACTCTTCGACCAGTTCGGCATCGAGGAGTTCGACGATGTCCTCCCCGAGGTGCCGACGCCCCACTATCTCATGCGTCGGGGCGTCATCTTCGGCCACCGCGATTACCGCCCCGTCGCCGAGGCGATGGTCAACGACGAGCCGTTCGCCGCGCTGTCGGGCTTCATGCCGACCGGCGACCCCCACATCGGCCACAAACTCGTCTTCGACGAACTCATCTGGCACCAACAGCAGGGCGGCGACGCCTACGGCCTCATCGCCGACATGGAGGCCCACGCGGCCCGCGACATCCCGTGGGACGAAATCGACGAACACACCGAGAGCTACCTGCTGTCGCTCATCGCGCTGGGTTTCGACCCCGAGGAGGGCGAAATCTATCGGCAGTCGACCAACCGCGACGTTCAGGACCTCGCCTTCGAACTCGGAACGCAGGCGAACTTCTCGGAGTTGGGCGCCATCTACGACTTCGACGGCGAGACCGAGGTCTCCTACATGCAGTCGGTCGTCACCCAGATGGCCGATATCCTCTATCCGCAACTGGACGAACCCAAGCCGACGGTCATCCCCGTCGGTCCCGACCAAGACCCCCACATGCGGCTCGCTCGGGACCTCGCCGGTCGGATGCGCTACTTCAAGGTAACCGAGGCCTACGCGAGTTTCGAACTCGACGACGGGGAACGTGAACTCGTCGGCCGGGCCTACGAGGCGCTCGCGGCGGACGCCGCCGACCCCGAAACCGACGTCCGCTGTACCGACGCCGCCGACTGGCTCGAGGACGAATCGCCGGACCACCCGGCGCTGTGGAACACCGTCGAGAAACTCCGCTCGGGCGGCAAGGAACCGCTTCGCCCCCGCGTGCGCTTCCTCGACCGTAACGCGACCGAGGACGCCTTCGAGGCGCTCATCGACGCAGTCGACGGCGAAAAGCGCGTCTACGAGGGCCACATCGACAGTTTCGACCTCGATGCCGAGGCAGCCGAGGAACTCGCCCGACAGGTCGAGGTCGACCACGGGGGCTACGGCTTCCTGCCGCCGTCCTCGATTTATCACCGCTTCATGACCGGCCTCACCGGGGGCAAGATGTCCTCCTCGGAGCCGGCCAGCCACATCAGCCTGCTCGACGACCCCGAGGGCGGCTACGACAAGGTCAAAGCAGCGACGACCGGCGGCCGCGAGACGGCCGAAAAGCAGCGCGAGTTGGGCGGAAAAGCCGACGAGTGTCCGGTCTACGAACTCTACGCGTACCTGCTGGCGAACGACGACGACGATTTCGCCGCCGAGGTCTACGAGGAGTGTGTCACCGGCGAGCGGCTCTGTGGCGGCTGCAAGGAGCAGGCCGCCGAGTTGATGAAGGAGTTTCTGGCGGAACACCAGGAAAAGCGGGAGGAGGCACGTGAACTGCTGGAAGCGGCCGATATCGAACTCGACAGCCCGCGGAAGTAA
- a CDS encoding cysteine hydrolase family protein codes for MQLAPDSTAVVVVDMQNGFCHPDGSLYAPNSEAAIEPCVEMVDTAREAGASVVFTRDVHPPEQFEDNHYYDEFDRWGEHVVEGSWDAELVEELDPDDADLVVVKHTYDAFYQTELEGWLESHGIDDLVICGTLANVCVLHTAGSAGLRDYRPLLLEDAVGCIEDDHREYALEHADWLFGEVHAREDIEFV; via the coding sequence ATGCAACTGGCCCCCGACAGCACCGCGGTCGTCGTCGTCGACATGCAGAACGGCTTCTGTCATCCCGACGGCTCGCTGTACGCGCCAAACAGCGAGGCGGCCATCGAGCCGTGTGTGGAGATGGTCGACACCGCCCGCGAAGCCGGTGCCTCGGTCGTCTTCACCCGGGACGTCCACCCGCCCGAACAGTTCGAGGACAACCACTACTACGACGAGTTCGACCGCTGGGGCGAACACGTCGTCGAGGGGTCGTGGGACGCCGAACTCGTCGAGGAACTGGACCCGGACGACGCTGACCTCGTCGTCGTGAAACACACCTACGACGCCTTCTATCAGACGGAACTGGAGGGGTGGCTGGAGAGTCACGGAATCGACGATCTGGTCATCTGCGGCACGCTGGCGAACGTCTGCGTCCTCCACACCGCCGGGTCGGCCGGCCTTCGGGATTATCGGCCCCTCCTGCTGGAGGATGCCGTCGGCTGTATCGAGGATGACCACCGCGAATACGCCCTGGAGCACGCCGACTGGCTGTTCGGCGAGGTCCACGCCCGTGAGGATATCGAGTTCGTCTGA
- a CDS encoding helix-turn-helix domain-containing protein has product MRELVFALEYEPGCNRVADTLAEHPDARIRSLSLHATPERLWRVDHATGTPEALDAIEDAFLNSDYYADCLATGDCGATQTTRVLDHTDDTLVLYSDWERTPDCASVPHIARDHLGDGVLFETRHEGRHYTWRVIHSGEGDVAAFFADLEAAVGDCARTEMLRTAETSASTGDAAGRSDDLSPEQEAALQAAVEHGYYESPREVDVGELADHLGVPRSTLTYRLRRAEEQLAKRHVADSQLGAEPSTPL; this is encoded by the coding sequence ATGCGCGAACTCGTCTTCGCCCTCGAATACGAACCGGGGTGCAACCGGGTGGCCGACACGCTAGCGGAGCACCCGGACGCCCGGATTCGCTCGCTGTCCCTCCATGCGACCCCCGAGCGCCTCTGGCGTGTGGACCACGCCACCGGCACGCCGGAGGCGCTCGACGCCATCGAGGATGCCTTCCTGAACAGCGACTACTACGCGGACTGTCTCGCGACGGGCGACTGCGGCGCCACCCAGACCACGCGCGTGCTCGACCACACCGACGATACGCTCGTACTCTACTCCGACTGGGAGCGGACGCCCGACTGCGCGTCGGTTCCCCACATCGCCCGTGACCACCTCGGCGACGGTGTTCTCTTCGAGACGCGTCACGAGGGCCGCCACTACACCTGGCGCGTCATCCACTCCGGCGAGGGCGACGTCGCCGCCTTCTTCGCTGACCTCGAAGCGGCTGTCGGCGACTGTGCCCGAACCGAGATGCTGCGAACCGCCGAGACGTCGGCCTCGACGGGCGATGCGGCCGGCCGCAGTGACGACCTCTCGCCCGAACAGGAGGCCGCGCTGCAGGCCGCCGTCGAACACGGCTACTACGAGTCACCCCGGGAGGTCGACGTCGGCGAACTGGCCGACCATCTGGGCGTGCCGCGGTCGACGCTTACCTATCGCCTTCGACGGGCCGAAGAACAACTGGCGAAGCGCCACGTCGCGGACTCGCAGCTCGGCGCGGAACCGTCGACGCCGCTGTAG
- a CDS encoding DUF7532 family protein: MHFDQRTQQALREFGLSTAEIEEVSEAVVEATAEDANAIEAFFEGVDTVYSDMEMAHSASDFPEHGLEYVDLYTHADDLRGYIKFDGWGAYVEGGRVLSDSVVELTLGPTVDDRVRFAADRDDL; this comes from the coding sequence ATGCACTTCGACCAGCGAACCCAGCAGGCGCTTCGGGAGTTCGGGCTCTCGACGGCGGAGATAGAGGAGGTCTCCGAGGCCGTCGTCGAGGCCACCGCCGAGGACGCCAACGCCATCGAAGCGTTCTTCGAGGGCGTCGATACCGTCTACTCGGATATGGAGATGGCCCATTCGGCCAGCGACTTCCCCGAACACGGCCTCGAATACGTCGACCTCTACACTCACGCCGACGATCTCCGGGGCTACATCAAGTTCGACGGCTGGGGCGCTTACGTCGAGGGCGGCCGCGTCCTCTCGGATAGCGTCGTCGAACTCACGCTCGGCCCGACGGTCGACGACCGCGTGCGCTTCGCCGCCGACCGCGACGACTTATGA
- a CDS encoding DUF402 domain-containing protein produces the protein MTDRDSVRIRGIYTTALTELLREEYDVVQASPPIRERFDAEFEAAPADVTLRTTDDRQGVGVAGAPDAVADVSDRLADLALDVFVWDDPAPQGAVFQGVVEETLGSGAVVDLGDTEGWLPYDRTEGYVNEGDTYRVQVAVPKPPWDDDRPSLATDLRIPGGLVELRRDGDPDRGETARMADLLPVDPAEGWTPKWSRTADDASLDAMADALEAANDRAEDVMSAVADFDSDDAPGRIVAPEAGRWVWFGRETRFALDEHRRDVETTMPGHHRVKAATDRASAAVDFAEALCEPSGQFPFAVTTRQFGPQEGDTLAISHGKPDGRNITLGRGEVVDWDPDGSITLEREMTGGGTYDALGVERHAGDIARTTFVEGRWWYATVYEGTDGTRRGTYVNVCTPVEIFPHAVRYVDLHVDVVKGPDGEVRRVDDDELDEAVEVGHIAEDLADRARTVAGSIENGL, from the coding sequence ATGACCGACCGCGACAGCGTCCGTATCCGCGGCATCTACACGACTGCCCTCACCGAACTGCTCCGCGAGGAGTACGACGTGGTACAGGCTTCCCCGCCCATCCGCGAGCGGTTCGACGCCGAGTTCGAGGCCGCGCCCGCCGATGTCACCCTCCGCACCACCGACGACCGACAGGGCGTCGGGGTCGCTGGCGCGCCCGATGCGGTCGCCGACGTCTCCGACCGCCTCGCGGACCTCGCGCTCGACGTCTTCGTCTGGGACGACCCGGCCCCGCAGGGCGCGGTCTTTCAGGGCGTCGTCGAGGAGACGCTCGGTTCCGGTGCCGTCGTCGATTTGGGGGACACGGAGGGATGGCTCCCCTACGACCGAACCGAGGGCTACGTCAACGAAGGCGACACCTACCGCGTACAGGTCGCGGTCCCGAAACCGCCGTGGGACGACGACCGCCCGTCGCTGGCGACGGACCTCCGAATCCCGGGCGGCCTCGTGGAGTTGCGTCGCGACGGCGACCCGGACCGCGGCGAGACGGCCCGGATGGCCGACCTCCTGCCGGTCGACCCCGCGGAGGGCTGGACGCCGAAGTGGTCCCGCACCGCCGACGACGCCTCGCTGGACGCGATGGCCGACGCGCTCGAAGCAGCCAACGACCGCGCCGAGGACGTGATGAGCGCCGTCGCCGACTTCGATTCGGACGACGCGCCCGGCCGTATCGTCGCTCCCGAGGCGGGCAGATGGGTCTGGTTCGGCCGCGAGACGCGCTTTGCCCTCGACGAGCACCGCCGCGACGTCGAGACGACGATGCCCGGCCACCACCGCGTCAAGGCCGCGACCGACCGCGCCAGCGCCGCCGTTGACTTCGCGGAGGCGCTCTGCGAGCCGTCGGGTCAGTTCCCCTTCGCCGTCACGACCCGCCAGTTCGGCCCACAGGAGGGCGACACACTCGCCATCAGCCACGGCAAGCCCGACGGCCGGAACATCACGCTCGGCCGCGGCGAGGTGGTCGACTGGGACCCCGATGGGTCGATTACCCTCGAACGCGAGATGACCGGCGGCGGCACCTACGACGCCTTGGGCGTCGAGCGGCACGCCGGCGACATCGCCCGCACCACCTTCGTCGAGGGTCGCTGGTGGTACGCCACCGTCTACGAAGGCACGGACGGAACCCGTCGCGGGACCTACGTCAACGTCTGTACGCCCGTCGAAATCTTCCCGCATGCCGTCCGCTACGTCGACCTCCACGTCGACGTCGTCAAAGGGCCGGACGGCGAGGTCCGCCGCGTCGACGACGACGAACTCGACGAAGCAGTCGAGGTCGGCCATATCGCCGAAGACCTTGCTGACCGTGCGCGGACGGTCGCCGGTTCTATCGAAAACGGCCTTTGA
- a CDS encoding heavy metal translocating P-type ATPase encodes MTDDADAADRTDDGRRRELTARLAVPEMDCPSCARKVDKSLQRVDGIIEATLQPTTGTAAVTYDPDRVSESAVIDAIENAGYEVVRETDDEGDGIDETSEGVDVAPPSEIWTSPRAIKTWVGTVFVTVGLLFEFVLTGSNLVVASVLDIPLTLADVLFLGAVIASGFPVVRGGYYSAKNLSLDIDLLMGTAIIAATAIGYFVEAATLAVLFSIAELLEDYAMDRARDSLRELMELSPDEATVRRDGEEVTVPADDVDIGETVVVRPGDKIPLDGVVLEGESAVDQSPITGESVPVDKSVEDEVYAGTINEGGYLEIEVTSTAGESTLAHIIEMVQGAQAKKTETEQFVDRFAGYYTPTVVVLAILTAVLPPLAISDPVSVGAAGYAITFVGDWGTWFIRGLTLLVIACPCAFVISTPVSVVSGITSAAKNGVLVKGGNHLEAMGEVDAIALDKTGTLTKGELTVTDVVPVGKTDEATLLRSAAGLERRSEHPIATAILDRAEESGVGDVPEPAAFESLTGKGIRGELDGKTYYAGKPALFEEFGFALDRGRRTDGGAVPEPEQDPTAGATFDEGTLAALEREGKTVVLVGTETELLGAIAIADEVRPTSKRAVERLQELGVEHVVMLTGDNEGTARAIAEEVGVDEYRAELLPEEKVEAIEELQTEYGDVAMVGDGINDAPALATAEVGIAMGAAGTDTALETADIALMGDDIGKLPYLYSLSHTANGVIRQNIWASLGVKFLLALGVPLGLVSVALAVVVGDMGMSLGVTGNAMRLSRISPEER; translated from the coding sequence ATGACCGACGATGCAGACGCCGCGGACCGGACGGACGACGGACGGCGGCGGGAACTCACCGCTCGCCTCGCCGTCCCCGAGATGGACTGTCCGTCCTGTGCGCGGAAGGTCGACAAGAGCCTCCAGCGGGTCGACGGCATCATCGAAGCGACCCTCCAGCCGACGACCGGAACCGCCGCCGTCACCTACGACCCGGACCGCGTGAGCGAAAGTGCGGTCATCGACGCCATCGAGAACGCGGGCTACGAGGTGGTTCGGGAAACCGACGACGAGGGCGACGGGATAGACGAGACCTCGGAGGGCGTCGACGTCGCCCCACCCTCCGAAATCTGGACGAGTCCGCGTGCCATCAAAACGTGGGTCGGCACCGTCTTCGTCACGGTCGGCCTCCTCTTCGAGTTCGTCCTCACGGGGAGCAACCTCGTCGTGGCGAGCGTTCTCGACATCCCGCTGACGCTCGCTGACGTGCTCTTTCTCGGCGCCGTCATCGCAAGCGGGTTCCCGGTCGTCCGGGGCGGCTACTACTCCGCGAAGAACCTGAGTCTCGATATCGACCTGCTGATGGGGACGGCCATCATCGCCGCGACGGCCATCGGCTACTTCGTCGAGGCGGCGACGCTGGCGGTCCTCTTCAGCATCGCCGAACTGCTGGAGGACTACGCGATGGACCGCGCACGCGACTCCCTCCGGGAGTTGATGGAACTGTCGCCCGACGAGGCGACCGTCCGGCGCGACGGCGAGGAGGTGACCGTCCCCGCGGACGACGTCGACATCGGCGAGACTGTCGTCGTCCGCCCCGGCGACAAGATTCCGCTGGACGGCGTGGTGCTTGAGGGCGAAAGCGCGGTCGACCAGTCGCCGATAACCGGCGAGAGCGTCCCCGTCGACAAGAGCGTCGAGGACGAGGTGTACGCCGGCACCATCAACGAGGGCGGGTATCTGGAAATCGAGGTCACCTCGACGGCCGGCGAATCGACGCTCGCCCACATCATCGAGATGGTTCAGGGCGCACAGGCGAAGAAGACCGAAACCGAGCAGTTCGTCGACCGCTTTGCGGGTTACTACACGCCGACCGTCGTCGTGCTGGCGATTCTGACCGCCGTCCTCCCGCCGCTGGCGATTTCCGACCCGGTGTCGGTCGGCGCGGCCGGCTATGCCATCACCTTCGTCGGCGACTGGGGGACGTGGTTCATCCGCGGCCTCACGCTGTTGGTCATCGCCTGTCCCTGCGCGTTCGTCATCTCGACGCCCGTCTCCGTCGTCTCGGGCATCACCAGCGCCGCGAAAAACGGCGTCCTCGTCAAGGGCGGCAACCACCTCGAAGCGATGGGCGAGGTCGACGCCATCGCCCTCGACAAGACCGGGACGCTGACGAAAGGCGAACTCACCGTCACCGACGTCGTGCCGGTCGGCAAAACCGACGAGGCGACGCTGCTCCGCTCTGCCGCCGGCCTCGAACGGCGGAGTGAACACCCCATCGCCACCGCGATTCTCGACCGCGCCGAGGAATCGGGCGTGGGCGACGTTCCGGAACCTGCGGCCTTCGAGAGCCTGACCGGCAAGGGCATCCGCGGCGAATTGGACGGCAAGACCTACTACGCCGGCAAGCCGGCGCTCTTCGAGGAGTTCGGTTTCGCACTCGACCGCGGCCGACGAACCGACGGCGGCGCGGTTCCCGAACCCGAGCAGGACCCGACGGCCGGGGCGACCTTCGACGAGGGCACCCTCGCCGCGCTCGAACGGGAGGGCAAGACCGTCGTCCTCGTCGGTACGGAGACCGAATTGCTGGGTGCCATCGCCATCGCCGACGAGGTGCGGCCGACTTCGAAGCGCGCCGTCGAGCGCCTTCAGGAGTTGGGCGTCGAACACGTCGTAATGTTGACCGGCGACAACGAGGGGACGGCACGCGCCATCGCCGAGGAGGTCGGCGTCGACGAGTACCGCGCCGAACTCCTGCCCGAGGAGAAGGTCGAGGCCATCGAGGAACTACAGACGGAGTACGGCGACGTGGCGATGGTCGGCGACGGCATCAACGACGCGCCCGCGCTGGCGACCGCCGAGGTCGGCATCGCGATGGGCGCCGCCGGCACCGACACCGCCCTCGAAACGGCCGATATCGCGCTGATGGGCGACGATATCGGCAAACTCCCGTATCTGTACTCGCTGTCGCACACCGCCAACGGCGTCATCCGGCAGAACATCTGGGCGAGCCTCGGCGTGAAGTTCCTGCTCGCGCTGGGCGTGCCGCTGGGGCTGGTCAGCGTCGCCCTGGCCGTCGTTGTCGGCGACATGGGCATGAGCCTCGGCGTGACGGGCAACGCGATGCGGCTCTCGCGAATCAGCCCCGAAGAGCGATAA
- a CDS encoding nicotinate phosphoribosyltransferase, whose product MFDIVPESAIVEGRATDAYFLRTEEALEHAGRNPTVVAELTQDQFPTGEFDCFAGLKDAANLLAGYDLDADAVPEGTLFDGGPVMRIEGSYLEFCRLETALLGFLSHASGMATAALEARRAAPETSLLSFGARHVHPAIGGVVDRSAMLAGLDGFSLVAAEEFMDHEASGTMPHALMICFGHGNQEEAWRAFDEAVDEDVPRIALCDTYDDETDEALRAAELGFDSVRLDTTSSRRGDFRHIIKETRWKLDAEGYEDVDIFVSGGITPETIRELKDVADGFGVGSHVSNADPLDFALDIVEIEGEPAAKKGKLSGRKEVYRTPDGGHHIALADEEGPEDGESLMEPLIRDGDIVAEFDLEEASERATAEAERVGFREE is encoded by the coding sequence ATGTTCGACATCGTCCCGGAGTCCGCCATCGTCGAGGGGCGGGCCACGGACGCGTATTTCCTGCGGACCGAGGAGGCACTGGAACACGCCGGGCGAAATCCGACCGTCGTCGCCGAACTCACTCAGGACCAGTTTCCGACCGGCGAGTTCGACTGCTTTGCCGGCCTGAAAGACGCCGCGAACCTGCTTGCGGGCTACGACCTCGACGCCGACGCGGTTCCCGAAGGGACGCTGTTCGACGGCGGCCCCGTCATGCGCATCGAAGGGTCGTATCTGGAGTTCTGTCGACTCGAAACCGCGCTGCTCGGATTCCTCTCGCACGCCTCAGGTATGGCGACGGCCGCCCTCGAAGCCCGCCGCGCCGCGCCCGAGACCTCGCTTTTGAGTTTCGGCGCCCGCCATGTCCACCCCGCTATCGGCGGCGTCGTCGACCGTTCGGCGATGCTGGCCGGCCTCGACGGCTTCTCGCTCGTCGCCGCCGAGGAGTTCATGGACCACGAGGCCTCCGGGACGATGCCGCACGCGCTCATGATTTGCTTCGGCCACGGCAATCAGGAAGAGGCCTGGCGCGCCTTCGACGAGGCCGTCGACGAGGACGTCCCCCGCATCGCGCTGTGTGACACCTACGACGACGAGACCGACGAAGCCCTGCGGGCCGCCGAACTGGGCTTCGACAGCGTTCGTCTCGATACGACGAGTTCCCGCCGCGGCGACTTCCGCCACATCATCAAGGAGACGCGCTGGAAACTCGACGCCGAGGGCTACGAGGACGTGGATATCTTCGTCAGCGGGGGAATCACACCCGAAACGATTCGGGAACTCAAGGACGTCGCCGACGGCTTCGGCGTCGGCAGCCACGTTTCCAACGCAGACCCGCTGGATTTCGCCCTCGACATCGTCGAAATCGAGGGCGAACCCGCCGCCAAGAAGGGCAAACTCTCGGGCAGAAAGGAGGTCTACCGCACGCCCGACGGCGGCCACCACATCGCGCTGGCCGACGAAGAGGGGCCCGAGGACGGCGAATCGCTCATGGAGCCGCTGATTCGAGACGGGGACATCGTCGCGGAGTTCGACCTCGAGGAGGCTTCGGAGCGCGCGACGGCCGAGGCCGAGCGCGTCGGGTTTCGGGAAGAATAG
- a CDS encoding Hvo_1808 family surface protein, with the protein MNRRPMAAIALAVLLALAGCSAGYQPSTAEPPTSESPENDRLGYYDGYWHNDTFDINASNGLTESETEAVVSRAMARVQLLRGLEFEEDIEVELLTREEFRAENDDVWTAPNASARRLDNAQFEALFLVGPDRDIVDVRGGNRGGTVLGYYLPGTGRLVLVSPTEPATLVDEYTLAHELVHALQDQQFGLESLGPGTLDSVNARNGLIEGDATSVQHDYEDRCASGEWQCIGTGGGSGASAGSSFHWGVYFTGFFPYAEGPSFVDHHRERGGWDAVNAMHEDLPTDAAEIIYPATYDTDTYGNATVTDRNDADWERVRTERGPDYATVGQSGLASMFAYTLYVDGASGNSPVIDRNEFLNSGQNGLDRERPFTYDVSYAEGWYADRLHAYADGDRTAFVWNVTFNDRTNATEFGNGYEQVFEFWGGQRVATDGGAEVWRFGDEERFRGAVWVQRDGTSFTVVKAPTRGSLDDVYAPAGSGTDDGR; encoded by the coding sequence ATGAACCGACGCCCGATGGCGGCCATCGCCCTCGCCGTCCTGTTGGCGCTTGCCGGCTGTTCGGCCGGCTACCAGCCCTCTACGGCGGAACCCCCTACCTCAGAATCCCCCGAAAACGACCGGCTGGGCTACTACGATGGCTACTGGCACAACGACACCTTCGACATCAACGCCTCGAACGGCCTCACCGAATCCGAAACCGAGGCCGTCGTCTCCCGAGCGATGGCCCGGGTCCAACTCCTCCGGGGCCTCGAATTCGAGGAGGACATCGAAGTCGAACTCCTGACCCGCGAGGAGTTCCGCGCGGAGAACGACGACGTCTGGACCGCGCCGAACGCGAGTGCTCGCCGTCTCGACAACGCCCAGTTCGAGGCGCTGTTCCTCGTCGGGCCCGACCGGGACATCGTCGACGTCCGGGGCGGGAACCGCGGCGGGACCGTCCTCGGCTACTATCTGCCCGGGACCGGCCGGCTCGTTCTCGTCAGCCCCACGGAACCGGCGACGCTGGTCGACGAGTACACCCTCGCTCACGAACTCGTCCACGCGCTGCAGGACCAGCAGTTCGGCCTCGAATCGCTCGGTCCCGGGACACTGGATTCGGTCAACGCCCGCAACGGCCTCATCGAGGGCGACGCCACGTCGGTCCAGCACGACTACGAGGACCGCTGTGCGAGCGGCGAGTGGCAGTGTATCGGCACCGGCGGCGGGTCGGGCGCCTCCGCCGGGTCGAGCTTCCACTGGGGCGTCTACTTCACCGGGTTCTTCCCCTACGCCGAGGGCCCCTCGTTCGTCGACCACCACCGCGAACGCGGCGGCTGGGATGCCGTCAACGCGATGCACGAGGACCTGCCGACCGACGCCGCCGAAATCATCTATCCCGCGACCTACGACACCGACACCTACGGGAACGCGACGGTGACCGACCGCAACGACGCCGACTGGGAGCGCGTCCGGACCGAACGAGGGCCGGACTACGCGACGGTCGGCCAGAGCGGTCTGGCGTCGATGTTCGCCTACACGCTCTACGTCGACGGGGCAAGCGGGAACAGTCCCGTCATCGACCGAAACGAGTTCCTGAACTCCGGGCAGAACGGGCTTGACCGCGAGCGGCCGTTCACCTACGACGTGAGCTACGCCGAGGGGTGGTACGCCGACCGCCTCCACGCCTACGCCGACGGCGACCGCACGGCCTTCGTCTGGAACGTGACGTTCAACGACCGGACCAACGCCACGGAGTTCGGCAACGGCTACGAGCAGGTCTTCGAGTTCTGGGGCGGCCAGCGGGTCGCGACCGACGGCGGCGCCGAAGTCTGGCGGTTCGGCGACGAGGAGCGGTTCCGCGGCGCCGTCTGGGTACAGCGGGACGGCACCAGTTTCACCGTCGTGAAGGCACCGACGCGGGGGAGTCTCGACGACGTGTACGCGCCCGCGGGGAGCGGCACCGACGACGGCCGATAA